One Aneurinibacillus migulanus genomic region harbors:
- a CDS encoding AI-2E family transporter, which produces MEIKNLFREQGIRRVVILLFLCLVLYSMKSMLNIILLTFLITFLMNSLYNYATQKLNKLFPVNQKVVLLFLYIILILILVIGIYKALPTIVHQITQLTNLTKSVYNEQQDHELVQYVVSLLGDVNIEGYVKQSLDFVLKISNWGLNMLLALILSLFFLLEKTKVTQFTAKFKTSKLAWFFNEIEFFGKKFVHTFGKVIEAQFLIALTNCVLSTIMLWIMGFPQLFGLALMIFVLGLIPVAGVIISLIPLCTIAFSIGGFIKVIYVLVMVVVLHSLEAYLLNPKLMASKTNLPMFYTFIVLIFSEHFFGVWGLIVGIPTFVFLLDILDVKRT; this is translated from the coding sequence ATGGAAATCAAGAATCTCTTTCGTGAGCAAGGTATCAGACGTGTAGTTATACTGTTGTTTCTTTGTCTTGTCCTATATAGTATGAAAAGCATGCTTAATATCATACTATTAACCTTTTTGATTACCTTTCTAATGAATAGCTTATACAACTATGCCACACAAAAATTAAACAAGCTATTTCCAGTAAATCAAAAGGTTGTTCTATTATTTTTATACATAATTTTGATTTTGATTCTTGTTATAGGGATATATAAAGCACTCCCGACTATTGTCCATCAAATCACGCAATTGACGAATTTAACAAAGAGTGTATACAACGAGCAGCAAGATCATGAACTCGTACAGTATGTTGTTTCTCTCTTAGGCGATGTAAATATTGAGGGCTATGTAAAGCAAAGTTTGGATTTCGTGCTTAAAATTAGTAATTGGGGCTTAAACATGCTACTGGCGCTGATTTTGAGTTTGTTTTTTCTGTTGGAAAAAACAAAGGTCACCCAATTTACTGCCAAGTTCAAAACTAGTAAACTTGCATGGTTTTTTAACGAAATCGAATTTTTCGGCAAGAAGTTTGTTCATACTTTCGGAAAAGTGATTGAAGCACAATTTCTAATAGCACTCACAAACTGTGTTTTATCGACAATCATGCTGTGGATTATGGGCTTTCCTCAGTTGTTCGGACTCGCGCTCATGATTTTCGTCCTTGGTCTAATCCCGGTCGCAGGGGTTATTATTTCCCTGATTCCACTATGTACCATTGCTTTCAGCATCGGCGGGTTCATCAAGGTTATTTATGTACTTGTGATGGTTGTCGTGCTCCACTCATTGGAAGCCTATTTGCTTAATCCGAAATTGATGGCATCGAAAACCAATTTACCTATGTTCTATACCTTCATTGTTTTGATTTTTTCCGAACACTTTTTTGGTGTATGGGGCCTTATCGTAGGAATCCCTACCTTCGTGTTCTTACTTGATATTCTAGACGTAAAACGAACATAG
- a CDS encoding undecaprenyl-diphosphatase, which yields MKLSQTDALLFQDINQLVPFYPSLGLLMKGFSLYGEYILYLSVFLYWFTGVRKNRYMVMQALFSACIALGISRIIGHFFYRPRPFVTHDIVQLIPHSANASFPSDHATGAFVIAVSFWLFHKKVGWAWLALALGIAFSRVWVGVHYPGDVLAGITLGAFTAVSIHYLLPKIKYAYQVMNSVISLANKIENSILTINNKNKSS from the coding sequence ATGAAACTTTCTCAAACAGATGCATTGTTATTTCAAGATATTAACCAATTGGTTCCTTTCTATCCTTCCCTTGGCCTTCTAATGAAAGGCTTCTCCTTATACGGAGAATATATTCTTTATTTAAGTGTTTTCTTATATTGGTTTACTGGCGTTAGAAAAAATCGGTATATGGTTATGCAAGCTTTGTTCTCTGCTTGTATAGCGCTTGGGATTAGCAGGATTATCGGCCATTTCTTTTACCGCCCACGTCCTTTTGTCACACATGATATCGTGCAGCTTATCCCTCATAGTGCCAATGCCTCCTTTCCTAGCGACCATGCTACAGGAGCGTTTGTCATTGCCGTTTCCTTTTGGTTATTTCATAAAAAAGTAGGATGGGCCTGGTTAGCCCTAGCACTCGGCATTGCCTTCTCCCGTGTTTGGGTGGGCGTACATTATCCAGGCGATGTATTGGCGGGCATTACTCTTGGCGCGTTCACCGCCGTTAGCATCCATTATCTGTTGCCGAAAATAAAATATGCCTATCAGGTCATGAACAGCGTTATTTCTTTGGCTAATAAAATCGAGAACAGTATCCTGACAATAAATAATAAGAACAAATCCTCGTAA
- a CDS encoding TetR/AcrR family transcriptional regulator: MARTINEKYRQEKRNNIIQVAISLFPVNGFSQTTISMIAKKAGMSTSTVLLYFPSKEDLFHCAVLESLTELKSLFINIEPETHDPAEQITKMVIQHITALSKRVPYLKLIHYVINQHERFPELTKEIFTVSEEFIEFLSLMIKKGQELEQVEQTDARETAWAYLAYINGISVVITEPEESPFWKGLIRQGIRIVGGNVI; this comes from the coding sequence ATGGCTAGAACCATTAATGAGAAGTATCGACAAGAAAAAAGAAACAATATTATTCAAGTAGCAATTTCTCTTTTTCCTGTAAACGGCTTTTCCCAAACTACGATTTCTATGATCGCCAAAAAGGCCGGTATGAGTACATCCACTGTTCTTCTTTATTTTCCAAGCAAAGAAGACCTTTTTCATTGTGCTGTATTGGAATCGTTAACAGAATTAAAAAGCCTCTTCATAAATATCGAGCCTGAAACACATGACCCAGCTGAACAAATTACAAAAATGGTAATCCAACATATTACAGCACTATCCAAACGTGTACCCTATCTAAAACTAATTCATTATGTAATCAATCAACATGAAAGATTCCCTGAACTAACCAAAGAAATCTTTACTGTTTCCGAAGAATTTATTGAGTTTCTATCTTTAATGATTAAAAAGGGGCAGGAATTAGAACAGGTAGAACAAACCGACGCACGTGAGACAGCATGGGCTTATCTTGCATACATAAATGGAATAAGTGTAGTCATAACGGAGCCTGAAGAATCTCCTTTTTGGAAAGGTCTTATTCGTCAAGGAATAAGAATAGTAGGGGGTAATGTAATTTGA
- a CDS encoding aminoglycoside adenylyltransferase domain-containing protein, with protein sequence MRSSKTIPIEVDVLLKKYTQLVRSALPTQIHGIYVYGSVALQAYEPSKSDIDFLTLLRSRPTKNDIITITNIHKKLTSMNSLAKRMDGMYIPTEDLGKPNDEIPPYVHLASGKARQGFWDNNAVTWWTVKQYGISIHGPEASHLNIPVCWSDVVETMKYNLHTYWRKKSQSHWLYLIDDVMADAVCTLCRILYTLECQNIFPKKQSVHFALDIVSANWHPLLLEAIDIRKGKKLAFHLPSRWQRAKATQSFIHYMIDLCTQKHF encoded by the coding sequence TTGAGAAGCTCGAAAACAATCCCAATCGAAGTCGACGTTTTGCTCAAAAAATATACCCAGTTAGTACGTAGTGCATTGCCCACTCAAATACATGGTATTTATGTGTATGGATCCGTCGCTCTACAAGCGTATGAGCCTTCCAAAAGTGATATTGATTTTTTAACCTTGTTAAGAAGCCGTCCAACAAAAAATGACATCATTACAATCACAAACATTCACAAGAAACTAACATCGATGAACTCACTGGCAAAGAGAATGGATGGCATGTACATTCCAACAGAGGATTTAGGTAAGCCAAACGACGAAATTCCCCCTTATGTACATCTCGCCAGCGGGAAAGCTCGACAGGGTTTCTGGGATAATAACGCAGTGACATGGTGGACAGTAAAACAATACGGTATTTCCATTCACGGTCCCGAAGCCAGTCACCTAAACATACCTGTTTGTTGGTCAGATGTTGTGGAAACCATGAAGTATAATTTGCACACATACTGGCGTAAGAAATCTCAAAGTCATTGGTTGTATCTCATAGATGATGTAATGGCAGATGCTGTTTGTACATTGTGTAGAATTCTATATACCTTGGAATGTCAAAATATTTTTCCTAAAAAGCAGTCCGTACACTTCGCGTTAGATATTGTTTCTGCTAATTGGCATCCATTACTCTTAGAAGCTATCGACATCCGCAAAGGAAAGAAGCTGGCCTTTCATTTACCCTCAAGATGGCAGCGCGCAAAAGCAACACAATCATTCATCCATTATATGATTGACCTATGTACACAAAAACACTTTTAA
- a CDS encoding multidrug effflux MFS transporter, producing the protein MSSHTNSFDAAQAPTRSRRLWMALILGALTAFGPLSIDMYLPSLPALTSDLSTSTSLVQISLTACLLGLAFGQLLVGPLSDARGRRKPLIVALIIYAVSSLLCAISSSIWVLIVLRVVQGMSGAAGIVISRAMVRDMYSGSELTKFFSLLMLVNGVAPILAPITGGLLLEVTSWRGVFVVLSILGAIMLLGALFGLPETLPSQRRSTGGIKGTLFTFRSLISDRVFMGYALSQGLVLAAMFGYISGSPFVLQNIYGVSPQTFSILFAINGLGIIIASQITGRLAGKVSETRLLVTGLGLAALGGIILLAMILIGAGLLSVMIPLFFVVSSVGIVTTTGFSLAMQNQERSAGSASALLGLLPFIFGAIAAPLVGLGGSHTAVPMGIVIAVSEVGAIVCYALMVRRG; encoded by the coding sequence ATGAGTAGTCACACAAACAGTTTTGATGCTGCACAGGCGCCTACACGTTCACGAAGGTTATGGATGGCTCTTATACTGGGGGCGTTAACAGCGTTCGGGCCGCTGTCCATTGACATGTATCTGCCTTCGTTACCCGCATTGACCAGTGATTTGAGTACGAGTACATCGTTGGTTCAGATTAGCTTGACAGCCTGCTTGCTGGGCCTTGCGTTCGGACAATTGCTCGTCGGTCCCCTCAGTGATGCACGCGGACGTCGTAAGCCGCTTATTGTCGCTCTTATCATCTATGCTGTTTCATCGTTGTTATGCGCTATCAGCTCTTCTATCTGGGTATTAATTGTCTTGCGTGTTGTTCAAGGGATGTCGGGTGCAGCAGGTATTGTAATTTCCCGTGCTATGGTACGCGATATGTATTCTGGTTCAGAGTTGACGAAGTTTTTCTCTCTTTTGATGTTGGTTAATGGCGTCGCTCCGATACTTGCCCCGATTACAGGTGGATTGCTGCTAGAGGTAACCTCCTGGCGTGGGGTATTCGTTGTACTGAGTATTTTGGGGGCGATCATGCTGCTTGGAGCTCTCTTCGGCTTACCTGAGACATTGCCTAGTCAACGTCGCTCAACGGGCGGAATTAAAGGTACTTTATTTACGTTTCGTTCTCTTATTAGTGATCGTGTCTTCATGGGCTATGCATTGTCGCAAGGATTGGTGCTTGCCGCTATGTTCGGCTACATATCAGGCTCCCCGTTCGTTCTGCAGAATATATACGGAGTTTCACCGCAGACATTTAGCATACTTTTTGCGATTAATGGTCTCGGTATTATTATTGCCAGCCAAATCACCGGTCGACTGGCCGGGAAGGTCAGTGAAACGAGGTTGCTTGTCACCGGCCTTGGGCTTGCCGCGCTTGGCGGTATCATATTGCTTGCCATGATTTTAATCGGTGCAGGGCTTTTGTCCGTTATGATTCCTTTATTTTTCGTTGTATCAAGTGTCGGTATTGTAACAACAACCGGTTTTTCACTGGCAATGCAAAACCAAGAGCGTTCTGCAGGTAGTGCTTCCGCGCTATTAGGGCTTCTGCCGTTTATTTTTGGAGCGATTGCAGCGCCGCTGGTCGGACTGGGCGGTAGTCATACGGCTGTTCCGATGGGCATCGTCATCGCCGTCTCTGAGGTCGGGGCTATCGTATGTTACGCTCTCATGGTACGTCGCGGATAG
- a CDS encoding Rrf2 family transcriptional regulator, with amino-acid sequence MKISSRFTIAVHILSLLFIEKNGHCTSEWIAGSVNTNPVVIRRIIGQLKKAGLVHVRPGAGGAYLLKKLEDITLLDVYQAVEVVEEGKLFHFHEQPNPDCSVGANIQSVLELILRRAQTAMERVLAEITMRELVADLVKRM; translated from the coding sequence ATGAAAATCAGCAGCCGCTTTACTATAGCCGTACACATTTTATCTTTATTATTCATTGAGAAGAACGGTCATTGTACATCAGAGTGGATTGCGGGAAGCGTTAATACGAACCCGGTAGTGATTCGCAGAATTATCGGACAGTTGAAAAAAGCAGGACTGGTGCATGTGCGTCCGGGGGCCGGCGGAGCTTATCTTTTGAAGAAGTTAGAAGACATTACTCTACTTGATGTGTATCAGGCAGTAGAAGTGGTGGAGGAAGGAAAACTTTTTCATTTCCATGAGCAACCTAACCCTGACTGTTCTGTTGGAGCTAATATTCAATCCGTACTTGAATTGATTTTACGTCGGGCTCAAACGGCAATGGAACGAGTTCTTGCAGAGATAACGATGAGAGAACTCGTGGCGGATTTAGTCAAAAGAATGTAG
- a CDS encoding nitroreductase family protein codes for MIDFMSVIKERRSATKFIQDVEISQQELDDMFSLTKFAPSAFNLQHAHYLAVTDPARKEEIYEAANKQYKVKTASATILVLGDTKAYQQVGRLNEGLLNLGVLNRQEYDITVESTIQFYEKRGEIFQREEAIRNASLSAMQFMLIAKAKGWDTCPMIGFDPEAIRSLFNIPEQYIPVLLITLGKEDISSQRPRGYRKPISEFVTYNSF; via the coding sequence ACGTTCCGCTACAAAGTTTATTCAAGATGTTGAAATTTCCCAGCAAGAGCTAGATGATATGTTCTCATTAACTAAGTTTGCTCCATCCGCATTTAATTTACAGCATGCACACTATCTTGCTGTTACTGATCCGGCCCGTAAAGAAGAAATATACGAAGCTGCTAACAAGCAGTATAAAGTGAAAACCGCTTCAGCTACTATTTTAGTTTTGGGAGATACGAAGGCATACCAGCAGGTCGGTCGGCTAAATGAAGGTCTTTTGAATCTCGGTGTACTAAATAGGCAAGAATACGATATAACTGTAGAGTCTACTATACAATTTTATGAAAAACGAGGCGAGATTTTTCAGCGGGAAGAGGCGATTCGCAACGCGAGCTTATCGGCTATGCAGTTCATGCTGATTGCGAAAGCTAAAGGGTGGGACACGTGTCCGATGATTGGCTTCGATCCGGAAGCAATACGTAGCTTGTTCAATATTCCCGAGCAGTATATTCCTGTACTTTTAATCACGTTAGGCAAAGAAGATATTTCGAGTCAAAGACCACGGGGATATCGTAAACCGATTAGCGAATTTGTTACATATAACTCTTTTTAA